The Musa acuminata AAA Group cultivar baxijiao chromosome BXJ1-3, Cavendish_Baxijiao_AAA, whole genome shotgun sequence genome window below encodes:
- the LOC103977301 gene encoding U-box domain-containing protein 12, which produces MAPTAEEEEAAGIGGGRGAAVVEALLGLVADVSALPDNRGPFRRMCCDLARRVKLLAPLFDELGDDADSLGPAEIRGLETLCAALLEAKDVLRFVNEGSKLYQVLRPQKFEQVFRKVTESIEKALGEICLDKLNVSVEVKEQIELVHSQLCRAKESTDSLDLQLNRDLNWAISENHCDPTILKRILEKLQLKNKNDIMRESVALHEMVISGAEDPDVSVEEMSSLLKKLKDFVISENSTSASIEKKTSFAKHRSPVIPDDFRCPISLELMKDPVIVSTGQTYERSYIQKWLDSGHKSCPKTQQTLSHATLTPNFVLKSLIAQWCDANGIELPKKQGSCQESKPGNSSDCNRAGINVLLQRLANGNQEEQRAAAGELRLLAKRNADNRICIAEAGAIPILVQLLSSPDPRTQEHVVTALLNLSINEDNKGLIVKAKAIPKIVEALESESMEARENAAAALFSLSVVDQNKVLIGEAGAIPALINLLCHGSPRGKKDAATAIFNLCIFKGNKVIAVKAGIVVYLIRMLVDPSGGMVDEALAILAILASSQEAKMAITHSNPIPLMVKLMKTGSARVRENAAALLFSLCGGDEQQLRAAVESGAEEALKDLMETGTERAKRKASSLLGLIRQTADSSNGGCAET; this is translated from the exons ATGGCGCCGACGGCtgaggaagaggaggcggcggGGATCGGCGGCGGTCGCGGAGCCGCGGTGGTTGAGGCCCTGCTGGGGTTGGTGGCGGACGTGTCCGCGTTGCCGGACAACCGCGGCCCGTTCAGGCGGATGTGCTGCGACCTCGCGCGGCGGGTGAAGCTCCTCGCCCCACTCTTCGACGAGCTCGGTGACGACGCCGACTCCCTCGGACCGGCCGAGATCCGCGGCCTCGAAACCCTCTGCGCTGCCCTCCTCGAAGCCAAAGACGTCCTCCGATTCGTGAACGAGGGGAGCAAGCTCTATCAG GTTTTGCGCCCACAAAAGTTCGAACAAGTCTTCCGCAAGGTGACCGAATCTATTGAGAAGGCACTTGGTGAGATATGCTTGGACAAGCTTAATGTATCTGTAGAAGTTAAAGAACAG ATTGAACTTGTGCATTCCCAGCTTTGTAGAGCAAAAGAAAGTACAGACTCACTCGATTTACAACTAAACAGAGATCTAAATTGGGCAATAAGTGAAAATCACTGTGATCCTACTATCCTCAAAAGAATATTAGAAAAACTTCAACTCAAAAATAAGAATGACATCATGAGGGAGTCTGTTGCACTGCATGAAATGGTAATTTCCGGTGCCGAAGACCCTGATGTCTCTGTGGAGGAAATGTCATCACTGCTGAAGAAGCTTAAAGATTTTGTAATCTCAGAAAATTCAACTTCAGCCAGCATCGAAAAGAAAACTAGTTTTGCAAAGCATAGATCTCCAGTGATCCCAGATGATTTTCGATGCCCGATTTCTCTCGAGCTGATGAAGGATCCCGTCATCGTCTCCACAGGACAA ACATATGAAAGATCTTACATCCAGAAGTGGCTAGACAGTGGACACAAGTCCTGCCCTAAAACACAACAAACTCTGTCCCATGCCACTCTTACTCCCAATTTCGTTTTGAAGAGCCTAATTGCACAATGGTGTGATGCCAATGGCATTGAACTGCCCAAAAAGCAAGGTAGTTGCCAAGAGTCGAAGCCAGGGAATAGTTCTGACTGTAACCGTGCGGGGATCAATGTGCTCCTGCAGAGACTGGCAAATGGGAACCAGGAAGAGCAAAGAGCAGCTGCTGGCGAACTCCGACTACTCGCAAAAAGAAATGCTGACAATAGAATATGTATTGCTGAAGCAGGTGCCATCCCGATACTTGTACAGCTCCTTTCATCTCCTGATCCGAGGACACAGGAGCATGTGGTTACAGCACTCCTGAACCTTTCAATCAATGAGGATAACAAGGGTCTAATCGTAAAAGCGAAGGCAATCCCAAAGATAGTAGAGGCGCTGGAAAGTGAGAGTATGGAGGCAAGGGAGAATGCTGCTGCTGCTCTGTTTAGTCTGTCAGTTGTGGATCAAAACAAAGTCCTCATAGGAGAAGCTGGGGCTATACCTGCACTTATTAATCTGCTGTGCCATGGCAGTCCAAGAGGTAAGAAGGATGCAGCTACTGCAATCTTCAACCTCTGCATTTTCAAGGGTAACAAGGTAATTGCTGTTAAAGCTGGTATTGTGGTCTACTTAATACGGATGTTGGTTGATCCTAGTGGGGGTATGGTTGACGAAGCGCTAGCTATATTGGCGATTCTTGCAAGTAGTCAAGAAGCCAAGATGGCAATCACACATTCAAACCCTATACCGCTCATGGTGAAGTTGATGAAGACAGGATCTGCAAGGGTTCGCGAGAATGCTGCTGCTTTGCTGTTTTCACTGTGCGGTGGTGACGAACAACAGCTCAGGGCTGCAGTGGAGTCCGGTGCAGAAGAGGCGTTGAAAGATCTCATGGAAACTGGCACCGAAAGGGCTAAGAGGAAAGCCAGCAGCCTTTTAGGGCTCATTCGGCAGACTGCCGACTCTTCCAATGGTGGTTGTGCCGAAACCTAA
- the LOC135614304 gene encoding probable pectate lyase 8 — protein sequence MAVCSRSNPTLLLLLLLGLMVALAGGLGWTGSERSSDSRNGGASRRISREAAATSAASSMEARTATKMAEAAVDDPEEIASAVHMSISNSTARRSLGYLSCGTGNPIDDCWRCDPDWHLNRKTLADCGIGFGRNAIGGRDGEFYVVTDSGDDDPVNPRPGTLRYAVVQDDPLWITFERDMVITLDQELIMNSFKTIDGRGANVHIANGACITIQYVTNVIIHGLHIHDCKPTGNAMVRSSPSHYGWRTMADGDGVSIFGSSHVWVDHCSLSNCADGLVDAVMGSTAITVSNNYFTHHNEVMLLGHSDSYERDKSMQVTIAFNHFGEGLIQRMPRCRHGYFHVVNNDYTHWEMYAIGGSASPTINSQGNRYLAPTNPFAKEVTKRVDTDASLWKNWNWRSEGDLLLNGAYFTPSGAGASTSYARASSLGAKSSSMVGTLTSDAGALSCQAGTQC from the exons ATGGCGGTGTGTTCGAGATCGAATCCCACACTACTATTGCTGCTGCTTCTTGGGTTGATGGTGGCCTTAGCAGGAGGTTTGGGATGGACCGGAAGCGAGAGATCCTCTGATTCGAG GAATGGCGGAGCTTCCCGGAGGATCTCGAGAGAGGCCGCCGCCACGAGCGCCGCTTCTTCCATGGAGGCGAG GACTGCAACTAAGATGGCAGAAGCCGCAGTTGATGACCCGGAAGAGATTGCTTCCGCTGTTCACAT GAGCATAAGCAACAGCACAGCTCGGAGGTCTCTTGGTTATCTGTCGTGCGGCACAGGCAACCCAATCGACGACTGCTGGCGGTGCGATCCCGACTGGCATCTTAACCGGAAAACGCTGGCTGACTGCGGGATTGGCTTCGGCCGCAATGCCATCGGCGGCCGTGACGGCGAATTCTACGTGGTAACGGACTCCGGGGATGATGATCCCGTGAATCCACGCCCGGGAACACTCAGGTACGCGGTCGTCCAGGATGACCCCCTGTGGATCACTTTTGAGCGTGACATGGTGATCACGCTCGACCAGGAGCTCATCATGAACAGTTTCAAGACCATCGATGGCCGCGGCGCAAACGTCCATATTGCCAATGGAGCTTGCATCACCATCCAGTATGTCACCAACGTCATCATCCACGGCCTCCACATCCATGACTGCAAGCCGACCGGCAATGCCATGGTCCGCAGCTCTCCTTCGCATTATGGATGGAGAACCATGGCTGATGGGGATGGTGTTTCCATCTTCGGCTCCAGCCATGTTTGGGTGGACCATTGCTCTCTCTCCAACTGCGCTGATGGGCTGGTTGATGCTGTCATGGGCTCCACCGCGATTACAGTGTCCAACAACTATTTCACCCACCACAACGAG GTAATGCTTTTGGGCCACAGTGATTCTTATGAAAGAGACAAGTCCATGCAAGTTACAATCGCATTTAACCATTTCGGTGAGGGACTGATTCAGAGAATGCCCAG GTGCAGGCATGGCTACTTCCATGTGGTAAACAATGACTACACACACTGGGAGATGTATGCCATTGGTGGGAGTGCAAGCCCGACCATCAACAGCCAGGGCAACCGATATCTTGCCCCGACCAATCCATTCGCAAAGGAG GTAACAAAAAGGGTGGACACAGATGCAAGCTTGTGGAAGAATTGGAACTGGAGGTCTGAGGGTGACCTCCTGCTAAATGGTGCTTATTTTACCCCCTCTGGTGCAGGGGCCTCAACTAGCTACGCAAGGGCCTCCAGCCTTGGAGCCAAGTCTTCCTCAATGGTTGGCACATTGACTTCTGATGCTGGGGCCCTGTCTTGCCAAGCTGGGACACAATGCTAA